AGTTTCATGATATGCTCTAACAATCATGTCTGCACTAGCCTTAGATGCAGAGTAGGGACTATTAGGCATTAAGGGCATCGTCTCTACGAACATTCCTTCCTTACCTAATGCTCCATAAACTTCATCAGTTGAAACTTGTACAAACTTAACACTCTCTTTATAATTTTTGCAATATTTATCTTCAGGATTTACCTTCCAATATTTCTTAGCTACCTCAAGCAATGTTTGAGTACCAATAATATTAGTTGTTAAGAACAATTCTGGTTCTTCGATGCTTCTATCAACATGTGATTCAGCAGCAAAATTAACTACTTCCGATATATCATTATTGTTAAAGATATCTTCAATTTTATCCCTATCTCTGATATCCGCCTTAATAAAAGTGTAGTTTGAATTATCAGCAATATCTTTAAGATTCTCAAGATTCCCCGCATACGTAAGGGCATCAATATTAATAATATTATAATCAGGATATTTTCCGAGCATCATTTTAATAAAATTGCTCCCAATAAACCCAGCACCACCTGTTACTAAAATAGTTTTCATACTATATAATCACCTCTTCAGCAATTTGCAATAAATACTTTCCATATTCAGTTTTGCTAAACTCATTACCAAGAGATACAAGTTGATCTTTGGAAATCCATTTATTTCTATACGCAATTTCTTCTATACAACTTATAAAAAGACCTGTTCTCTTTTGCATTGTTTGAACAAAATTTGAAGCATTAGCCAGTCCTTCATAACTACCAGTATCAAGCCATGCAAAACCACGTCCTAAAAGTTCAATCTTTAATTCCCCATCCTTTAAATATTCCATATTCAAATCTGTTATCTCAATTTCCCCTCGTGATGATGGTTTTAATTTTTTTGCTCTTTGAATTACACTATTATCATAATAATATAAACCAGGTACAGCATAATGAGATTTGGGACTTTTAGGTTTTTCTTCTAAAGAAATTACATTATAGCTTTCATCAAATTCTACAACTCCAAATTCACTTGGATCTGGAACAAAATAACCAAATATAACTGCTCCTTCATTTAGGCTAGATGCGCTCAATAGCTTAGGCACAAAGCCTTGTCCATAAAAAACATTGTCTCCAAGTATTAAACAAACACAATCATCTTCAATGAATTCTTCACCAACTATAAATGCATCTGCAAGACCTTTAGGTTTTTCTTGAGTTTTATATTCAAATCTCATTCCAAGATTAGATCCATCGCCTAATAGTTTTTTATAAAAATCAATATATTCAGGATTAGAAATAATAAGAACTTCTCTTATCTTTGATAACATCAACACCGATAATGGATAATAAATCATTGGTTTATCGTATATAGGTAATAACTGCTTGCTAATCCCTTTTGTAATTGGATAGAGTCTAGATCCGCTACCTCCGGCTAAAATTATTCCTTTCATTATATAATACCACCTTTTCCAGAAATTTTATCAATACATTATTGATTGTTAACTCTTTTTATTTCTGAATCTAAAATTTTCATAACCATTACTAATAAAGCAACATAGGTAATAGAACTAAATATTGAATACAGACCTACTGCTTGGTAAGAATTCAAATTCATAGTTTTCGTAATCACAAAGGCAACAAAAATCAATATAAGCCTTGTAATATTTAGTAAAAGTCCTTCCCTCTGTCGTTCAAAAATCTCAAGAATCCTACCTACCGGAGTAATAATAAAATGAAAATACACCATAAATGATAGCATTTGAGAATAAACTCCTGCATCATACCATTCGCTACCAAATACAAAAGAGAATAACCATGGACCGAATAGTAAAAGTATAACAAATGGAATCAAAGCTATTAATGCAATTTGCTTAATTAACTTTTGAGCTATACTCTTAATTTTATCAGGATTATCTTTGCCAATTTTAGCTGCTTCTGAATAAAAAACCTGAGACACCGAATTTCCAATAAGGCTCATTGGTAGTGATGTAATGCTATTTGCTAAACCAAAAAGACCTACTGCAGATGTTCCAAAGAAAGACACTAACAAAACAACAGGAAGATTATTTCCAGCAGTATAGACATAATTGCTAGGTGCAGAATATAATGGGAAATTTTTATAGCGCTTCATAACCTGCTTAAGCCGCTGCTGACTTACAGCTAATAATAACTCTTTTTTCTTAATCACAGGAGTAATTAAAGACGTTATCCCAGCACTTTGACCAATGATTACACCTAATATTAATCCCACTGGACCAAACTTCATTAAACCGAAAATTAGTTTGGTAAGATTCGATGTTATACTCTGACTAATCTTAGTTCTTGTGATAATCTTATAATTTCTTTCTCTAAAACCCCATTGTAGAACAATATTATAAGTCCCAGTAAAAAATACGCCAAATGGAATAAGATACTTATATGAAGACAATACTTCACTATCCATTAATTTTAAAAAATGCTCACCATATAATGTTAATAATACGAAAATTATTAACACCACAATTGATAAAAAAGACATGGACAAAACTAATAAGTTGATTGCCATATCATCATCATCTGCTATAGGTATAGCATTCTGATAATCAAAGGATGCTGATATAGCTAAAAGACCTAGGACTGCTGAATAAGCAGTCAATACACCATACTGTTCAGGTGGATATATTCTTGTAATGATAGGAGAAAAAATTATACCAAGCGCTTGAGCAAAGGCTGTTCCACCAGTAATAAGCATAATATTCTTGCCAAAAGTACTCTTTTTTATTTTTTTTTGTATATATAATATTAATCTCAAATTTATTTCCTATCCTATTTATTTCTTCCTTTTATAGAAAGAAATTATTTTTCCAATAATATATTTTGTTTTCTCCGCTTCAAGACCATAATACAAAGGTAATCTCAGCAGTCGTTCACTCTCCCTAGTGGTATACTTATCAATGCCAAAAAACCTTCCATATTTATTACCTGCTTTTGAACTATGAAGTGGTACATAATGAAACACTGCATTAATCTCATTGTCTTTTAAATAATTAATCAAATGGGTTCTTTCTTCTAGACCCTTACATTTAATATAGAACATATGTGCATTATGTGAACAACCTTCTGGTATAGCAGGTAATTCTACTTTTCTTGTTTTTGCCAATTCACTTAAACCCTCATAGTATAAATTCCATGTTTTCAACCGATTTTCATTAATAGTTTCGGCCTCCTCAAGTTGAGCAAAAAGGTATGCAGCATTCAATTCACTCGGTAGATAAGAGCTACCAATATCAACCCATGAATACTTATCAACTTGTCCTCTAAAGAATTTACTTCGATTAGTTCCTTTTTCACGAATGATTTCAGCCCGTTCTATACAATCCTTGTTTTGAATTAAAATTGCCCCACCTTCACCCATTGTATAATTTTTAGTCTCATGAAAACTATAAGTTCCGAAATCTCCAATAGTTCCTAAAGCTTTTCCTTTATATGTAGACATTACACCTTGAGCAGCATCTTCAATAACATAAAGATTATTTTTTTTCGCAATTTCCATAATCGTGTCCATTTCACATGACACACCTGCATAATGAACAGGTACTATTGCTTTTGTTTTCTCTGTTATAGCATCTTCTATTAAATTTTCATCAATATTAAGCGTATCCGGCCTAATATCAACAAAAACTATCTTCGCTCCTCTTAGTACAAAAGCATTTACTGTCGATACAAAAGTAAATGAGGGGGCTATAACTTCATCTCCAGGTTTTATATCTGCTAAGATTGCCGCCATTTCTAAAGCATGTGTACATGATGTAGTAAGCAAAGCTTTTGGTGTATTGAATTTTTCTTCAATCCATATATTGCATTTTTTAGTAAAAGGGCCATCACCAGACAATTTCTGATTGTTTTCTACTGCCTTTTGCATATATTTATATTCATCACCAGTAAATGGTGGAACGTTAAATGCTATCATTTTAATTCTCCTTTGTAATAATACCAATGCTTAATGTTCTCAATAATAAATCCATTTTTAATGTACGTATTTATTGCCTTAGTATTCTTCCCTTGTGTAGAAACACTAATTTCTCCACATGCATTCTTAAAAGCTATGTAATTAATATAACTTAGGAGATACCGACTTATTTTTCTGCCCTGATATTTTGGAAAAACACCAAGTAGTCCAATTATTAATTTTTGATTTACGATTTTATAAGTAATAAATCCTTCTAAGAGATTATTACGATAATATCCAATGCAATTATCATCAAAATTACCTTTTATGCTTTTGACAGCCCATTTATAATAGAATTCGTTAACTTTCTCTTTGTCAAAAAGAGCAAACCTAGACACATTTCCGTATAAGTCATAAAAATCATCCTTATATACTAATAAATGTTCTTCTCGCACATCTTGAAACATACTTAATTCAGAAATATTACTTTGCTGCTGAACTTTTTGCACTAAATTTATTTTACTCTCTACAAATCGAAATCCATTATCCTCTAAACAATTAATATATTGGATATCACTTTCTGAGGATAGTGCTTGAATAATAAATGGAGTACTATCTAATTTGCTAATTAAATTTCGTTCAAAATCGATTAAGTTATTACTTTTATTTGCATTATATATATTAAAACCCCAAAATTTTGAATCCCAATCTAATTTTTTGATTTTTATATTTATCATTTTATATCATCCTTAAAGATTTTCTTCCAATCATCTATCAACTTTTCTTCAGAAAATTGTCTTTTCACATTCTCAATATTCATTTGTATTTCTCTTGTATTCATTTTTTCAAATAAATCATCAAAATTTTCATTTAAACTAAATACTTTTAAATGATGATCTAAACAAAATTGCCATGTAGTAATGTCTTCTCGAATGTAAACTTTTTTACCTAATCCTAGTAATGTTGTAATATTACCTAACGCTTGTTGTCTTTTATGATTGAATATTGCAACATCTATCTTGCTTAAAATATCAAGGTATCTATCGAACGGCATAAAGTTTGTTAGCGGAATAAATTTGTTTTCAAAAATATCCTTTCCCAATTTTACTATTTCTGCTTTATATGCATCATTACCATAAGATAATGGACATATTATCTCTATATTCTTATGTTTATATTTTGACAGCTTCATGATAATCTCCCTGTGATTATTCAATGGATCTGCCGAATTTCCTATTTGAATATAAAATTTGTCATTAGACTTAATTCTAGGTGCATCATATTCCTTACACAAATTGCTAGGGTACATAAAGGAATAATAATATTCTCCATTTGCACCATACCACTGTTTAGCTAATTCATAGTCTCCATAGATGTGGGTTATTAAACCACCTATGTTCTTAATAATGTATTTTCTAAAAAATTCATAAATATTTGATTTAAAATTCTTTTTTCTATGGTTATAATAATATAAATCTGCTCCCCATATCGCCCAATAACATTTTTCAAGCAACCAAGGTTGAAAAAATAATAATAATATTAATCTTGGAGACGTAAGTGAGTGTAATATTATTTTATCTGATATATATAATTCTTTAATTATTTTTATAAATTGAAATTTATTAATATATTCAAGATTATTTTCATAATATTCATTTAGCAACTGGTTATTATATTCTTCAATCATAAAGTAATGATCTGTAGAATCAAAATTCTCATTAATAAATTCTATGTATGGTTCATAAAACGTTCTATTTGTATTTTTAAACATATGCAATATTTTTATAACGAACACCTCACTTAGTGAATAATGTCTGCATATTAGCGTTAATACTTATACAAATACAGCACAAAAATCAACTCTTATATTTTAGTTTTAGTTCATACAAGCTTTCAGGATTTGCAAAGGTTATTCCACCAATCACCAAAATTAAAGACATTAATTGGAAAGAATGGAATATTGCTACTGGTATCATATAAAATATTGCTCCTACTAATAAAGATAAATATATTTTACCTGGTATTGTTTTATTGATTTCTCTCCAATATTTTATTATTGGAATTGCGAACATATTAATAAAATATAAAGTGCCAATAAGGCCATATCTTTTTAATAATAATAACCATTCATTATCTGCTGCATTCTTATAAACTATAGACTTTACTGGTCCTATTCCAAGTAGAGGATGTTGTAGAAAGTACCCAAAGTTTTCTTGCCAATTAGCTAACCTAAGTTGCCATGAGTTGCTATTCTTAAGGTCAAATATCTCCATTATCCTCCATGTTAAATCTTTTGGAAGAATAAGAAACGCTAAAATAAATATACTTAATAAACCAATCAATAAGCTAAACATTATAAATAACTTTTTTAACTTGTTTCTTTTATTGTTAAAAATAAAATCTTTATAATATAAAAAAAAGAAAACTACAGAGGATACAATAAAAAACAAAAAACCTGATCTAGATCTTGTCATTAATAGAACAATAAAATTTATTATCATAATTAGCAAATTATATTTTTGTTTGTTATATAAATATAATCCTAAACTACTTAAACATCCAATAAGTACTATTACTGCATATACGTTTGGATTATCTGAAAGTCCAATAACTCTAGGCCATGGATAATCATTTATTAGTGTTTTGTATTGAGTCGGCGCTATATAGGGTATATACAATTCATTTAAACTAAATATATTAAAATATTGTGTTATTGAAACAATACTAGTAACAAAAATGCTAGTGTTTATAATTTTTAAGAAAAACATTTTATCGTTTTGTTTTGTGATTAATGTAGATGTTATTATAAACAATCCACAATATACAAATATTTTGTAAAGTTCAAAAAAATCGTTTATAATAACATTATAACCACTTAAAGCTCCATTAATAATAGATATTATAATGAAGAAACTAAATGTAATGATTAATATTGGAAATAGTGATTTATGCAAAACTACTCTTTTATTTGTAATCACTTTTACTATCAAACAAAAAAATCCAATTACCACAGCAAACTGCTCTAATCGCATTCCTGGCAAACCCTTCAACCTAATAGTAGGTACTAATATAATAGAGGCAATTATAAAAGATAACAACAATCTACCATTAAATTTTATTGACTTTTCCATATACACCTTCCTTGTTAATATTTTATTTTTCAGGAATAATCTATATTAAGCTGTACAAATTTAGTAGCTCTATTTCTTGAGTATTCCAATTATATTCTTCAATAACTGCTTTTTTGCCGTTCTTACCTTT
This genomic window from Alkalibaculum bacchi contains:
- the rfbB gene encoding dTDP-glucose 4,6-dehydratase, whose product is MKTILVTGGAGFIGSNFIKMMLGKYPDYNIINIDALTYAGNLENLKDIADNSNYTFIKADIRDRDKIEDIFNNNDISEVVNFAAESHVDRSIEEPELFLTTNIIGTQTLLEVAKKYWKVNPEDKYCKNYKESVKFVQVSTDEVYGALGKEGMFVETMPLMPNSPYSASKASADMIVRAYHETFGMPINITRCSNNYGPYQFPEKLIPLMINNCLKGKDLPVYGDGMQIRDWLHVSDHCCAIDTVLHKGVDGEVYNIGGNNEKANIEIVKFIIKTLEKSEELIKYVKDRPGHDRRYAIDNTKITTQLGWSPVYTFEQGIKETIKWYLNNIEWIEDIVSGDYVNYYDEMYKGIDKAQS
- the rfbA gene encoding glucose-1-phosphate thymidylyltransferase RfbA — translated: MKGIILAGGSGSRLYPITKGISKQLLPIYDKPMIYYPLSVLMLSKIREVLIISNPEYIDFYKKLLGDGSNLGMRFEYKTQEKPKGLADAFIVGEEFIEDDCVCLILGDNVFYGQGFVPKLLSASSLNEGAVIFGYFVPDPSEFGVVEFDESYNVISLEEKPKSPKSHYAVPGLYYYDNSVIQRAKKLKPSSRGEIEITDLNMEYLKDGELKIELLGRGFAWLDTGSYEGLANASNFVQTMQKRTGLFISCIEEIAYRNKWISKDQLVSLGNEFSKTEYGKYLLQIAEEVII
- a CDS encoding lipopolysaccharide biosynthesis protein produces the protein MRLILYIQKKIKKSTFGKNIMLITGGTAFAQALGIIFSPIITRIYPPEQYGVLTAYSAVLGLLAISASFDYQNAIPIADDDDMAINLLVLSMSFLSIVVLIIFVLLTLYGEHFLKLMDSEVLSSYKYLIPFGVFFTGTYNIVLQWGFRERNYKIITRTKISQSITSNLTKLIFGLMKFGPVGLILGVIIGQSAGITSLITPVIKKKELLLAVSQQRLKQVMKRYKNFPLYSAPSNYVYTAGNNLPVVLLVSFFGTSAVGLFGLANSITSLPMSLIGNSVSQVFYSEAAKIGKDNPDKIKSIAQKLIKQIALIALIPFVILLLFGPWLFSFVFGSEWYDAGVYSQMLSFMVYFHFIITPVGRILEIFERQREGLLLNITRLILIFVAFVITKTMNLNSYQAVGLYSIFSSITYVALLVMVMKILDSEIKRVNNQ
- the rffA gene encoding dTDP-4-amino-4,6-dideoxygalactose transaminase translates to MIAFNVPPFTGDEYKYMQKAVENNQKLSGDGPFTKKCNIWIEEKFNTPKALLTTSCTHALEMAAILADIKPGDEVIAPSFTFVSTVNAFVLRGAKIVFVDIRPDTLNIDENLIEDAITEKTKAIVPVHYAGVSCEMDTIMEIAKKNNLYVIEDAAQGVMSTYKGKALGTIGDFGTYSFHETKNYTMGEGGAILIQNKDCIERAEIIREKGTNRSKFFRGQVDKYSWVDIGSSYLPSELNAAYLFAQLEEAETINENRLKTWNLYYEGLSELAKTRKVELPAIPEGCSHNAHMFYIKCKGLEERTHLINYLKDNEINAVFHYVPLHSSKAGNKYGRFFGIDKYTTRESERLLRLPLYYGLEAEKTKYIIGKIISFYKRKK
- a CDS encoding GNAT family N-acetyltransferase; the protein is MINIKIKKLDWDSKFWGFNIYNANKSNNLIDFERNLISKLDSTPFIIQALSSESDIQYINCLEDNGFRFVESKINLVQKVQQQSNISELSMFQDVREEHLLVYKDDFYDLYGNVSRFALFDKEKVNEFYYKWAVKSIKGNFDDNCIGYYRNNLLEGFITYKIVNQKLIIGLLGVFPKYQGRKISRYLLSYINYIAFKNACGEISVSTQGKNTKAINTYIKNGFIIENIKHWYYYKGELK
- a CDS encoding TDP-N-acetylfucosamine:lipid II N-acetylfucosaminyltransferase, whose product is MFKNTNRTFYEPYIEFINENFDSTDHYFMIEEYNNQLLNEYYENNLEYINKFQFIKIIKELYISDKIILHSLTSPRLILLLFFQPWLLEKCYWAIWGADLYYYNHRKKNFKSNIYEFFRKYIIKNIGGLITHIYGDYELAKQWYGANGEYYYSFMYPSNLCKEYDAPRIKSNDKFYIQIGNSADPLNNHREIIMKLSKYKHKNIEIICPLSYGNDAYKAEIVKLGKDIFENKFIPLTNFMPFDRYLDILSKIDVAIFNHKRQQALGNITTLLGLGKKVYIREDITTWQFCLDHHLKVFSLNENFDDLFEKMNTREIQMNIENVKRQFSEEKLIDDWKKIFKDDIK
- a CDS encoding O-antigen ligase family protein produces the protein MEKSIKFNGRLLLSFIIASIILVPTIRLKGLPGMRLEQFAVVIGFFCLIVKVITNKRVVLHKSLFPILIITFSFFIIISIINGALSGYNVIINDFFELYKIFVYCGLFIITSTLITKQNDKMFFLKIINTSIFVTSIVSITQYFNIFSLNELYIPYIAPTQYKTLINDYPWPRVIGLSDNPNVYAVIVLIGCLSSLGLYLYNKQKYNLLIMIINFIVLLMTRSRSGFLFFIVSSVVFFFLYYKDFIFNNKRNKLKKLFIMFSLLIGLLSIFILAFLILPKDLTWRIMEIFDLKNSNSWQLRLANWQENFGYFLQHPLLGIGPVKSIVYKNAADNEWLLLLKRYGLIGTLYFINMFAIPIIKYWREINKTIPGKIYLSLLVGAIFYMIPVAIFHSFQLMSLILVIGGITFANPESLYELKLKYKS